In a genomic window of Niallia taxi:
- a CDS encoding MerR family transcriptional regulator, whose translation MKDYFTIGEVSKLFDIKVATLRYYDEIGLLHPAYIDEKTNYRYYSTQQFERLNSIKYLRALDLPISKIIDFFTLRDIDSLVSMLKEQQDEVAKKKRDLEIIEKKISHRIMQIEDAVHTPLDEITEIKLPEMRLAYLRHQYVLGEDLEHPITELRSNFGINGGVFLGKIGISISMPQLEAANFSTYSSVFMVLEEGDQIDSDSITIPAREYLRIRFKGTHMEAAHHYKRLLTYIKDCDYKLIGDSIEITIIDSGLTNDVEKYVTEILLPYKR comes from the coding sequence ATGAAGGATTATTTTACAATTGGCGAAGTGTCCAAACTGTTTGATATTAAAGTGGCGACACTCCGTTATTATGATGAAATAGGGTTACTGCATCCAGCCTATATAGATGAAAAAACAAACTACCGTTATTATTCGACACAGCAATTTGAACGGTTAAATTCAATTAAATACTTAAGAGCATTGGATTTACCTATAAGCAAAATTATCGATTTTTTTACACTTCGAGATATTGATTCGCTTGTTAGCATGCTAAAAGAACAACAGGATGAAGTGGCAAAGAAAAAAAGAGATCTGGAGATAATTGAAAAAAAAATCTCTCATCGAATTATGCAGATAGAAGATGCTGTCCATACACCACTTGACGAGATTACGGAGATAAAGCTGCCTGAGATGCGATTAGCTTACTTAAGACATCAATATGTGCTTGGGGAAGATCTTGAGCACCCTATAACAGAACTAAGAAGTAATTTCGGCATAAACGGGGGTGTGTTTTTAGGGAAGATAGGAATATCTATTTCTATGCCTCAATTAGAAGCTGCCAACTTTTCTACATATTCAAGTGTGTTTATGGTTTTAGAGGAGGGAGATCAAATCGATTCTGACTCAATAACGATACCTGCGAGAGAGTATCTTAGAATTCGCTTTAAAGGTACCCATATGGAAGCTGCCCATCATTATAAAAGATTACTTACTTATATAAAGGATTGCGATTACAAACTTATTGGTGATTCAATTGAAATTACCATCATTGACTCTGGGTTAACAAATGACGTGGAAAAATATGTAACAGAAATATTGCTGCCATATAAAAGATAA
- a CDS encoding DUF554 domain-containing protein: MFGTFFNVGMIIAGSIIGSIFKKGIKDEYHSILMQAMGLVAMGLGINAIVQHLPSSEYPVLFIVSLAIGGIIGQKLELETRFNALVNKYSKGNLAEGLSTAILLFCIGSLSILGPVEAALKGDYTYLLANGMLDGITSIVLASTFGIGIAVAAIVLFCWQGSIYLIALLMENSLSNALLNEITIVGGILILASGLSILGIKKCNTLNLLPSLLIPPLVFLIMHVLHL; the protein is encoded by the coding sequence ATGTTTGGAACGTTTTTCAATGTCGGAATGATTATAGCAGGCAGTATTATCGGCAGCATTTTTAAAAAAGGGATAAAGGATGAATACCATTCCATTCTCATGCAGGCGATGGGGTTAGTTGCAATGGGATTAGGCATAAATGCTATCGTTCAGCATTTACCTTCAAGTGAATATCCAGTTCTCTTTATTGTCAGTCTTGCAATTGGAGGAATTATCGGTCAAAAGCTTGAATTAGAAACAAGATTCAATGCCTTAGTCAATAAATATTCAAAAGGAAATTTAGCAGAAGGATTATCGACAGCCATATTATTATTTTGTATAGGATCATTGTCTATTTTAGGACCTGTAGAAGCAGCACTTAAAGGGGATTATACTTACTTGCTTGCAAACGGTATGTTAGACGGCATCACATCCATTGTTTTAGCCTCAACATTTGGAATTGGCATAGCAGTTGCTGCTATTGTCCTTTTTTGCTGGCAAGGCTCCATTTACTTAATAGCACTCTTAATGGAAAACTCCTTAAGCAATGCCCTACTAAATGAAATTACCATTGTGGGGGGGATATTAATTCTCGCTTCAGGCCTAAGCATATTAGGAATAAAAAAATGCAATACCCTTAATCTTTTGCCATCATTGCTGATTCCTCCATTAGTGTTTCTTATCATGCATGTATTGCACTTATAG